Below is a window of Terriglobales bacterium DNA.
TGCGCAAGAGGCCGTGAGGTTCGGCGTCGCTCGACGTAAGAGATTTCAGCGCCTCGGTCCGCTGCAGCAGATCTCGCGCTTGTTCGAGTACCCTGGAGCCAAGCGAGTTCAGACGCGGCGGCTTTACCGAGCGGTCGAGCAACTCGGCACCCAATGCAGCCTCCAGCCTTTGCACTTGCCGGGTAATCGCAGAGGGCGTCCGGAATAGACGATCGGCTGCACCGGCGATGGACCCGGCCTGGGCAAACTCTACGAGGGCGCGTAAATCTTCGAGCAAGAGAGTCTCCTAAAGTACTCCTAAAACCTCCTCCCAACGAATAGC
It encodes the following:
- a CDS encoding LysR family transcriptional regulator; protein product: MLEDLRALVEFAQAGSIAGAADRLFRTPSAITRQVQRLEAALGAELLDRSVKPPRLNSLGSRVLEQARDLLQRTEALKSLTSSDAEPHGLLR